The following are encoded in a window of Mycoplasmopsis bovis PG45 genomic DNA:
- a CDS encoding Mbov_0121 family peptidase domain-containing ABC transporter, producing the protein MRISKQEDQRDCGLHVLSYLINYYHHKDIDINYLKINCSYGKDGISLFNLKSIANDNGIKLDSYSGDFNALTSLNNEDMPLILLLNRNGYSHYVVLLKIRKSKFFILDPEYGRLIKMNESELKEQYANVVVLVSPLKFTKGKSHFVIDNRIKSLIANKDYAYPLLISTFINLLLSFSSSFFIKIVFDFILPNFLNKTIIVVFILFVWISILKAINQYFKSYIVNKISNKICIKLSTEFFLKLKNTSLNNLHKLNNSEYFKRAAYIQHISEFQANFAYTFISEILSLMLSGLLLIWLNYLLFAMVVCIVILIIIANFIYQSKLENLHNYSINVATKKIQADIDYINSKDNFSDRSYFNNIWLSQYKRTIKNKQSDEKIYKTGSNNNLFNNIFVGNISNTIIFVSTFLIIRNKLTNGDMMMFLTSVSFFINPLLSISGLLSSKSLIKKYIDQINFVFNLPYKHIADNGLSVSKVENIELKGVKFGHEEGINILDFENIIINQNVCLKGKNGSGKSSLMKLIKGDFDNYSGLYLINGINQKQINFEEFLDDITYISNDIYIPNMKVIDFISDSNREKELVLNNNIRDYGLVNIISDANINLNTEIYNNASNLSSGQKQIILLFRLLTKKYKVVMLDEAFENISSDNALMLKNAIRDYQKEALFIEISHSNNFVHRGKEVNFDEINKNI; encoded by the coding sequence ATGAGAATAAGTAAACAGGAAGATCAAAGAGATTGTGGCTTGCACGTATTAAGTTATTTAATAAATTATTATCATCACAAAGACATTGACATAAATTATTTAAAAATTAATTGTTCATATGGCAAAGATGGCATAAGTTTGTTTAATTTAAAAAGCATAGCTAATGACAATGGTATTAAGCTTGATTCATATTCAGGTGATTTTAATGCTTTAACATCCTTAAATAATGAAGATATGCCACTTATATTACTTCTTAATCGAAATGGATATAGTCATTATGTGGTGCTATTAAAAATAAGAAAAAGCAAGTTTTTTATATTAGATCCTGAGTATGGCAGATTAATAAAAATGAATGAATCAGAATTAAAAGAGCAATATGCAAATGTTGTTGTTTTAGTGTCTCCATTGAAATTTACTAAGGGCAAAAGTCACTTTGTCATTGACAATAGAATAAAAAGTTTAATTGCGAATAAGGATTATGCATATCCTTTACTAATCTCAACATTTATAAACTTGCTGTTATCTTTTTCTTCATCTTTTTTTATAAAAATAGTTTTTGATTTCATACTTCCAAATTTTCTGAACAAAACAATTATTGTTGTGTTTATACTTTTTGTATGAATCAGTATTCTAAAAGCTATAAATCAGTATTTTAAGTCATATATAGTTAATAAAATTAGCAACAAAATATGCATAAAATTAAGCACTGAATTTTTTCTCAAACTTAAAAACACTTCATTAAATAATCTTCATAAGCTTAACAACTCTGAATATTTTAAGCGCGCAGCATACATTCAGCACATAAGTGAATTTCAAGCAAATTTTGCTTATACATTTATAAGTGAGATTCTTAGTTTAATGCTTTCAGGACTGTTACTAATATGACTGAACTATTTATTATTTGCTATGGTTGTTTGCATAGTTATTCTGATAATTATTGCAAATTTTATTTATCAAAGTAAGTTAGAAAACTTGCATAACTATTCAATTAATGTGGCTACTAAAAAAATTCAAGCAGATATAGATTATATAAACTCAAAAGATAATTTTAGTGATAGAAGTTATTTTAACAATATATGACTTTCTCAATATAAGAGAACAATTAAAAATAAACAATCAGACGAAAAAATCTATAAAACGGGCTCAAATAATAATCTATTTAACAATATTTTTGTAGGAAACATTTCTAATACCATCATTTTTGTATCAACTTTTTTAATCATAAGAAACAAACTAACAAATGGTGATATGATGATGTTTCTAACTAGTGTCAGCTTCTTCATAAATCCATTATTGTCAATATCTGGATTGTTATCATCCAAATCCTTAATCAAAAAGTATATTGATCAAATAAACTTTGTGTTTAACTTGCCGTATAAGCATATTGCTGACAATGGGCTATCTGTTAGTAAAGTTGAAAACATTGAATTAAAGGGAGTTAAATTTGGTCATGAAGAAGGCATCAATATACTAGATTTTGAAAATATAATAATAAACCAAAATGTCTGTTTGAAAGGGAAAAATGGCTCAGGAAAAAGTTCATTAATGAAGCTTATAAAAGGTGATTTCGATAACTATTCTGGCTTATATTTGATTAATGGAATAAATCAAAAACAAATCAATTTCGAGGAATTTCTAGATGATATAACTTACATATCTAATGATATTTATATTCCAAATATGAAAGTCATTGACTTTATATCAGACAGCAATAGAGAAAAAGAACTTGTTCTGAACAACAATATAAGGGATTATGGATTAGTAAATATTATTAGCGATGCAAACATAAATTTAAATACAGAAATCTATAATAATGCTTCTAATCTATCAAGTGGTCAAAAGCAAATAATACTATTGTTTAGGTTGCTTACCAAAAAATATAAGGTTGTGATGTTAGATGAGGCGTTTGAAAACATTAGTTCTGATAATGCTCTAATGCTCAAAAATGCAATCAGAGATTATCAAAAAGAAGCACTATTTATTGAGATAAGTCACAGTAATAATTTCGTGCATCGCGGCAAGGAAGTAAATTTCGATGAAATTAACAAAAATATCTAG
- the proS gene encoding proline--tRNA ligase, which translates to MKELEKITPLELDFARWYTDVVKQGNLIEYGPVKGTMIFKPNSFGIWEQIQKALNGIFNSLKIQNVYLPLFIPDRLLAKEKEHIAGFNPELATITKVGDKDLEQKIYVRPTSEVLFADLFKKMIVSHKDLPILYNQWANVVRWEKTTNPFLRNREFLWQEGHTCHKSAIEARKLTRDMINVYAKFLKNYLAIPTIIGKKTPYEKFAGACSTYTVEAMMKDGKALQAGTSHYLAQNFSKKFEISFKNDKNEDEFVYQTSWGVSTRLLGAIIMTHGDNRGIIIPPKVAPVQVDILELFANKQPRVHDFCQELVKQLERKFRVRLDSTDKSPGYKASNSEIQGVPLRIEVGPKDLENKTVTIVRRDTLEKTIVDISEVKSKVRELLAQIHNNLYENAKKKLDENTVLVDNYEEFKEKIKENKFVLAPFCCAEEAEKQIKDETGATTRCIPRKNLKPGKSNKCIFEGCRSQTNKYVIFAKAY; encoded by the coding sequence ATGAAAGAACTAGAAAAGATAACACCTTTAGAATTAGATTTTGCTAGATGATATACTGATGTTGTGAAACAAGGAAACTTGATTGAGTATGGTCCAGTTAAGGGAACAATGATTTTTAAACCTAATTCATTTGGCATATGAGAGCAAATACAGAAAGCATTAAATGGAATTTTTAATTCCTTAAAAATTCAAAATGTTTATCTTCCTTTATTTATTCCAGACAGGTTATTAGCCAAAGAAAAAGAGCATATAGCTGGTTTTAATCCTGAATTAGCAACAATAACTAAAGTAGGTGACAAAGATTTAGAACAAAAAATTTATGTAAGACCAACATCTGAGGTTTTATTTGCTGATTTATTTAAAAAAATGATTGTTTCTCACAAGGATCTACCAATTTTATACAATCAATGGGCAAATGTGGTTAGATGAGAAAAGACAACAAACCCTTTTTTAAGAAACAGAGAATTTTTATGACAAGAAGGTCATACATGTCATAAAAGTGCAATTGAAGCTAGAAAACTAACGCGCGATATGATCAATGTTTATGCTAAATTTTTAAAAAATTATTTAGCAATACCAACTATTATTGGTAAAAAGACTCCATACGAAAAATTTGCCGGCGCTTGCTCTACATACACAGTTGAAGCTATGATGAAAGATGGCAAGGCACTGCAAGCAGGGACTAGTCACTATTTAGCACAAAACTTTTCTAAGAAATTTGAAATATCTTTTAAAAATGATAAAAATGAAGATGAATTTGTATATCAAACATCATGAGGTGTCTCTACAAGGTTATTAGGCGCAATTATAATGACCCATGGTGATAACAGGGGAATTATTATTCCTCCTAAAGTTGCTCCTGTTCAAGTTGATATTTTAGAATTATTTGCTAATAAGCAGCCAAGAGTTCATGATTTTTGTCAAGAATTAGTAAAACAATTAGAAAGAAAGTTCAGAGTAAGGCTGGATTCAACTGACAAATCTCCTGGATATAAAGCTTCAAATTCTGAAATTCAAGGTGTACCACTTAGGATTGAAGTTGGCCCTAAAGATCTAGAAAATAAAACTGTCACTATAGTTCGTAGGGACACCTTAGAAAAAACTATAGTTGATATATCAGAAGTGAAAAGCAAGGTTCGTGAATTACTTGCTCAAATTCATAATAATCTTTATGAAAATGCAAAGAAGAAATTAGATGAAAATACTGTCCTTGTCGATAACTATGAAGAGTTTAAAGAAAAAATTAAGGAAAATAAGTTCGTTTTAGCCCCATTTTGCTGTGCTGAAGAAGCCGAAAAACAAATCAAAGATGAAACAGGCGCAACTACTAGATGCATTCCTAGAAAAAATCTAAAACCTGGAAAATCTAATAAATGTATTTTTGAAGGCTGTAGATCGCAAACTAATAAATATGTAATTTTTGCTAAAGCATATTAG
- the era gene encoding GTPase Era, with protein sequence MKVCIISILGRPNVGKSSLLNKIIKYDLAIVSNVPQTTRDQIMGVYTENDYQFVFVDTPGIHKPLNLLGESLNKEAFSSINDIDCILFLTPVNEEIKSGDKLILERIANSKNKIAVISKIDLAKSPDDISKKIKSLEEFNFQKIISVSNKNDKSIDSLIEILKEYSYEAPPFYDEDYITDKSMRFMAKEYIRESAINLLTDELPHSIAVEVQDFIEEEDRITINAIIYVKKDSQKGILIGKGASMIKKIGTNARMKMSHQFNSKVTLNLKVKVSNKWINDKSALKKFGYN encoded by the coding sequence ATGAAGGTATGTATTATTAGTATTTTAGGACGTCCAAATGTTGGTAAATCCTCATTATTAAACAAAATTATTAAATATGATCTTGCTATTGTATCTAACGTTCCGCAAACAACTAGAGATCAAATAATGGGAGTGTACACTGAAAATGATTATCAGTTTGTTTTTGTTGACACGCCCGGAATTCATAAACCATTGAATTTGCTAGGGGAGTCATTAAACAAAGAAGCATTTAGCTCAATAAACGACATTGATTGCATTTTATTTTTAACCCCCGTAAATGAAGAGATTAAGTCAGGGGATAAATTAATTCTAGAAAGAATTGCTAATTCAAAAAATAAAATTGCTGTAATATCAAAAATTGATTTAGCTAAATCACCAGACGATATTTCTAAGAAAATTAAGAGCTTAGAAGAATTCAATTTTCAAAAAATCATTTCTGTTTCTAATAAAAATGACAAATCAATTGACTCATTAATTGAAATATTAAAGGAGTATTCATACGAAGCTCCTCCATTTTACGACGAAGACTATATTACAGATAAATCAATGAGATTTATGGCTAAAGAATACATTCGTGAAAGCGCTATAAATCTTTTAACGGACGAATTGCCGCATTCAATTGCTGTAGAAGTGCAGGATTTTATTGAAGAAGAGGACAGAATAACAATTAACGCCATAATTTATGTTAAAAAAGATTCGCAAAAAGGAATTTTAATTGGCAAAGGGGCGTCAATGATTAAAAAAATTGGCACCAATGCTAGAATGAAAATGAGCCATCAGTTCAATAGTAAAGTTACACTTAATTTAAAGGTAAAAGTTTCTAATAAATGGATCAATGACAAAAGTGCGCTAAAAAAATTTGGCTATAATTAA
- a CDS encoding MG284/MPN403 family protein has translation MMNGISLHNVLNYTMTDLEKYKFVATICRIEKARAKLDEKSSLFSSDRNKMNYTGRSFFSEKFNRALECLEDNYKHLITKEFLEKENNYWYEEFYSKTTYYKYRKNAVNEFLAYYLDKDQTII, from the coding sequence ATGATGAATGGCATATCGCTTCATAATGTTTTAAACTATACAATGACAGACTTAGAAAAATACAAGTTTGTTGCAACAATTTGCAGAATTGAAAAAGCACGTGCTAAATTAGATGAAAAAAGTTCTTTGTTTTCTAGTGACAGAAATAAGATGAATTATACTGGACGCTCTTTTTTCTCAGAAAAGTTCAACAGGGCATTAGAGTGCTTAGAAGATAATTATAAGCATTTGATTACCAAAGAATTTTTAGAAAAAGAGAACAACTACTGGTATGAAGAATTTTACTCAAAAACAACATATTATAAGTATCGCAAAAATGCAGTAAACGAGTTTTTAGCATACTATTTAGATAAAGATCAAACTATTATTTAG
- a CDS encoding LemA family protein, with translation MANQLDELTGPVNAEGRDINVIQKQIPAKVTWRSTLFEVILWLLGIIPGLVFLFVKIKAKNYLQKLEQQVQAQSSTVDNYLENRVQLMINAVSIAREAVQFETNVLEKVTAYRSGLNINESNRSLVAKDIDETFNSVVSGLQGLRSVNVQFERYPELKAHDLLKKVMDDNRRSQAEITASRDLYNDVVTLWNKSIFEWPAKAIVASKEGYTTRIPFAASREIKEKARSNFMA, from the coding sequence ATGGCAAATCAATTAGATGAATTAACAGGCCCAGTTAATGCTGAAGGTAGGGACATTAATGTCATTCAAAAACAAATACCAGCAAAGGTAACATGAAGATCAACGCTATTTGAAGTTATACTATGACTATTGGGTATAATTCCAGGCTTAGTTTTCTTATTTGTAAAAATTAAAGCCAAAAACTATTTGCAAAAATTAGAACAACAAGTTCAAGCACAATCGTCAACAGTAGATAATTACTTAGAAAACAGAGTTCAACTTATGATTAATGCTGTGTCAATTGCAAGAGAAGCAGTACAATTTGAAACAAATGTTTTAGAAAAAGTTACAGCATACAGAAGCGGACTTAATATCAATGAAAGTAATCGTTCATTAGTTGCTAAAGACATTGACGAAACCTTTAATTCTGTTGTTTCAGGGCTTCAAGGACTAAGATCTGTAAATGTGCAATTTGAAAGATATCCAGAACTAAAAGCCCATGATTTACTTAAGAAAGTTATGGACGATAATAGAAGAAGCCAGGCTGAAATTACAGCTTCAAGAGATCTTTATAATGATGTAGTAACCTTATGAAACAAGTCAATTTTTGAATGACCAGCTAAAGCAATTGTTGCTTCTAAAGAAGGATACACAACCAGAATTCCATTTGCAGCTAGTCGGGAAATTAAAGAAAAAGCCAGATCAAATTTTATGGCCTAA
- a CDS encoding MAG1140 family protein → MKLTKISRWIWFWLALVLVASIILLIFIFNYKIEKTEKINLYIDSKNRMYLLGNNKLFYSLKQGQKIILKINEKAYNINISGIKILKDSAQIDFISYDDTLRQLLRKDMNIDGIIHLGETTLFELLFK, encoded by the coding sequence ATGAAATTAACAAAAATATCTAGATGAATTTGGTTCTGACTTGCCTTAGTTCTAGTTGCGTCAATAATCTTATTAATTTTCATATTTAACTATAAAATAGAGAAAACAGAAAAAATAAATCTTTATATAGATAGCAAAAATAGAATGTACTTGTTGGGTAACAACAAATTATTTTATTCATTAAAACAAGGTCAGAAAATTATTTTAAAAATTAATGAAAAAGCATATAACATAAATATTTCAGGTATAAAAATATTAAAGGATAGCGCTCAAATTGATTTTATTAGCTATGATGACACTCTTAGACAATTATTAAGAAAAGATATGAATATTGATGGCATTATACACTTAGGGGAAACAACCCTATTTGAACTTCTATTCAAGTAA
- the cdd gene encoding cytidine deaminase, with protein MMVDKLKELLKYAYCPWSHFQVAAIAISEEGKEYPGVNVENAAFPSGLCAERSALFGSVAHGAKVGTFKEIHIISSSNEIISPCAGCRQVLSEFMGDDSLIYQYNNSGDKVRVNKLIELVPYPIRTEQIKS; from the coding sequence ATGATGGTTGATAAATTGAAAGAATTATTAAAGTATGCATATTGTCCTTGATCTCACTTTCAAGTAGCGGCAATAGCAATTAGTGAAGAGGGTAAAGAGTATCCAGGAGTTAATGTAGAAAATGCAGCCTTCCCTTCTGGTTTGTGTGCTGAAAGATCAGCTTTATTTGGTTCAGTTGCTCATGGTGCAAAAGTGGGTACTTTTAAAGAAATTCATATAATTTCTTCAAGCAACGAAATAATTTCGCCATGTGCAGGATGCAGACAAGTGTTATCTGAATTTATGGGAGATGATTCGCTAATTTACCAATATAATAATTCTGGTGATAAAGTAAGAGTAAATAAATTAATAGAATTAGTTCCTTATCCAATAAGAACCGAGCAAATTAAATCATAG
- the ybeY gene encoding rRNA maturation RNase YbeY has product MVIVNVNIENGNSFNFKDEYEEILRNLQSYFKLDSKEISVDVSIVNNRKIKKLNKQYRQKDYATDILSFDFGDKSLYKDMPFLPLGELVISHEKVEEQAKEFGHSLRREYCYLYAHGLIHLMGYDHELEDERVAMNMMVDAIFDPLNITREE; this is encoded by the coding sequence ATGGTTATTGTTAATGTAAACATCGAAAACGGCAACTCTTTCAATTTTAAAGATGAATATGAGGAAATATTACGCAATTTGCAATCCTATTTTAAGTTAGATAGCAAAGAAATATCAGTTGATGTATCTATTGTGAACAATAGGAAAATTAAAAAGCTCAATAAGCAATATAGGCAAAAAGATTACGCTACAGATATTTTATCATTCGATTTTGGGGATAAAAGTCTGTACAAAGATATGCCTTTTTTACCACTAGGTGAGCTTGTAATAAGCCATGAAAAGGTAGAAGAACAGGCTAAAGAATTTGGTCATTCTTTACGCAGAGAATATTGTTATTTATATGCTCATGGTCTAATTCACTTAATGGGTTATGATCATGAACTTGAGGATGAAAGAGTTGCAATGAATATGATGGTAGATGCAATATTTGATCCACTAAATATTACAAGGGAGGAGTAA
- a CDS encoding aminopeptidase P family protein, which produces MNRQLLDRIFAEKNVDCIVSSAPQTRLWYSNVQTTDGYIIIEKDKAYLFVDSRYIEYCEKNAKNVEVRLLAGKSLKEFFDQKGYKKVAFEKDYIVYDEFDRLVKLINPKTIAFIKGQELRIKKSEEEIQAMQEVINISLKAYEKLISWIIPGMTEKQIATKLNHLMKLYGAQKESFDEIVASGPNSAEPHHHPTDRRIRDGELLKIDFGALYKGFSADITRTVILGRQNVSDKPEQEKILEIVKEAARLGREAVKPGIKASDIDKICRDYIQNKGYGSYFVHSTGHGLGIDVHELPNVSSHSDYILEEGMIITVEPGIYIPGLGGARIEDDVLVTADGHRVLTRPEEAM; this is translated from the coding sequence ATGAACAGACAATTGTTAGACAGAATATTTGCTGAAAAAAACGTAGACTGCATAGTGTCATCAGCCCCACAGACTAGACTATGATATTCAAATGTTCAAACCACTGATGGTTACATTATTATTGAAAAAGATAAAGCATATTTATTTGTTGACAGCAGATACATTGAATATTGTGAAAAGAATGCAAAAAATGTAGAAGTTAGATTATTAGCTGGAAAATCTCTAAAGGAATTTTTTGACCAAAAAGGCTATAAAAAAGTTGCTTTTGAAAAAGACTACATAGTTTATGATGAATTTGACAGATTAGTTAAATTAATTAATCCTAAGACAATTGCATTCATTAAGGGACAAGAATTAAGAATCAAGAAGAGTGAAGAAGAAATTCAAGCAATGCAAGAAGTTATTAATATTTCATTAAAAGCATATGAAAAATTAATAAGCTGAATTATTCCTGGTATGACTGAAAAGCAAATTGCAACAAAATTGAACCACTTAATGAAATTATATGGTGCACAAAAAGAAAGTTTTGATGAAATTGTTGCTTCAGGGCCTAACTCTGCTGAACCTCACCATCATCCAACTGATAGAAGAATTCGTGATGGTGAATTACTAAAAATTGACTTTGGTGCATTATACAAAGGATTTAGCGCTGACATAACTAGAACAGTTATTTTAGGAAGACAAAATGTAAGCGACAAGCCTGAACAAGAAAAAATATTAGAAATTGTTAAGGAAGCTGCTCGTTTAGGACGCGAGGCTGTTAAGCCAGGCATTAAAGCTTCAGATATTGACAAAATTTGTAGAGATTACATTCAAAATAAAGGTTATGGATCATATTTTGTTCACTCAACAGGCCATGGACTAGGTATTGACGTACATGAACTTCCTAATGTGAGTTCACACAGTGATTACATTTTAGAAGAAGGAATGATTATTACTGTTGAGCCAGGTATTTACATTCCAGGTCTAGGTGGTGCAAGAATTGAAGATGATGTATTAGTAACAGCTGATGGTCATCGTGTTCTGACACGTCCAGAAGAAGCAATGTAA
- a CDS encoding MAG1210 family protein, with the protein MSISETIWANYDPNSNYLPLKDIFIENAKEYFENAVAQSGISKDECKSLARKYENTAIKKSKTQKATKSFLGLFIAFFVIAILLFVWFGLVLWLQILPHINDKSYSTSDLVSVIVSPILGAILMGLSLGLFLIRYLKNRKQLIRDRINEKKAYDAVIEAIKPLNNLLLKHGIKEEILQKTMPEVKLNKYLMAEWHREFIDEYGGKILLGKDENTYCNSILSGTLFNSPFIFVGKRGWKYVDKEYEGSIVVTWTEIYTAGNETKSRVRSEVLTATVTKPAPEFSDDNFLLFGTNVCTNLNFFRRPTSVNAMNEREIEKFVKKNSDELVKLTEKSIASNNSFRAMNNTKFEVLFNALNRNDEKEFRMMFTPIAQKNMVNLLLDKNNGYGDNFKFTKQGNVNLIENTQLLMDAEIFKKSIECESYSYDQIAELFIQNLTKFFREFYFSIAPLLSVPDYVLSEDQTLNAENDSRLSYYELERIAYDAISKKVNTSWTETDFVVNINEIGNVTDRDEEFSVEAQGFSTTMQTDYVTKLGPDGALHTIPVPWTKYDPEYHEFVIKVGKIKNYENKSSYISEFDEVLQEIRDENSPLTEASVLSNAVRIFDN; encoded by the coding sequence ATGAGTATTTCCGAAACAATTTGAGCAAACTATGATCCTAATTCGAATTATTTGCCACTAAAAGATATATTTATTGAGAATGCAAAAGAGTATTTTGAGAATGCTGTTGCACAGTCAGGAATTTCTAAAGATGAGTGTAAATCTTTAGCTAGAAAATATGAAAATACCGCAATAAAGAAGAGCAAGACACAAAAAGCAACCAAATCTTTCCTAGGCTTATTTATAGCCTTTTTTGTCATTGCCATTTTACTATTTGTTTGATTTGGGCTTGTTTTGTGACTACAAATATTGCCACACATAAATGATAAGTCATATAGTACAAGTGATTTAGTCAGCGTGATTGTTTCACCAATATTAGGTGCAATTTTGATGGGTCTTTCTCTTGGATTATTTTTAATAAGATACTTAAAAAATAGAAAACAATTAATTAGAGACAGAATTAACGAAAAAAAGGCATATGATGCTGTAATTGAGGCAATTAAGCCATTGAATAATTTATTACTAAAGCACGGCATTAAGGAAGAAATTTTGCAAAAAACTATGCCGGAAGTTAAATTAAACAAATACTTAATGGCTGAGTGGCATAGAGAATTTATTGACGAATATGGCGGAAAAATTCTTTTAGGTAAGGATGAAAATACATATTGCAATTCAATTTTAAGTGGAACCTTATTTAACTCTCCATTTATTTTTGTCGGCAAGCGTGGCTGAAAGTATGTTGATAAAGAATATGAAGGGTCAATTGTTGTAACTTGGACTGAAATTTATACAGCAGGAAACGAAACCAAAAGCAGAGTTAGATCAGAAGTTCTTACTGCTACTGTCACAAAACCAGCTCCAGAATTTAGCGATGATAATTTTTTACTTTTCGGGACTAATGTTTGCACGAATCTAAACTTTTTCAGAAGGCCTACTAGTGTCAATGCAATGAATGAACGCGAAATAGAAAAATTTGTGAAGAAAAACAGTGATGAATTAGTTAAACTAACTGAAAAATCAATTGCAAGTAACAATTCATTTAGAGCAATGAATAACACAAAGTTTGAAGTATTGTTCAACGCATTAAACAGAAATGATGAAAAAGAGTTCCGTATGATGTTTACTCCTATAGCACAGAAGAATATGGTGAATTTACTTCTTGATAAAAATAACGGTTATGGCGATAATTTTAAGTTCACAAAGCAAGGAAATGTAAATTTAATTGAAAATACTCAATTACTAATGGATGCTGAAATATTCAAAAAATCTATTGAATGCGAGTCATACTCTTATGATCAAATTGCGGAATTATTTATACAAAACTTAACTAAGTTTTTTAGAGAATTTTACTTTAGTATAGCTCCTTTATTAAGTGTTCCTGATTACGTTTTATCTGAAGATCAAACACTTAATGCAGAAAATGACAGTAGGCTGTCATACTATGAGTTAGAAAGAATTGCTTATGATGCAATAAGTAAAAAAGTTAATACATCATGAACAGAAACTGATTTTGTTGTAAATATTAATGAAATTGGAAATGTGACGGATAGAGACGAAGAATTTAGCGTTGAAGCGCAAGGATTTTCAACTACAATGCAAACTGACTATGTTACAAAATTGGGACCTGATGGTGCACTTCATACCATCCCTGTGCCATGAACTAAATATGATCCTGAATATCATGAGTTTGTAATTAAAGTTGGGAAAATCAAAAACTATGAAAATAAGAGCTCATATATTAGTGAATTTGATGAAGTACTACAAGAAATTAGAGATGAAAATTCACCTTTAACTGAAGCTAGCGTACTTTCTAACGCTGTTAGAATCTTTGATAATTAG